A genomic segment from Saprospiraceae bacterium encodes:
- a CDS encoding DUF1877 family protein — protein sequence MGTQAKYYQVIKGKEQIAVKFLKVDEDFYNTLNDTEIVTGKIDIDNSYNNLPKLLEHLSGNSELGKLAFFGKKIESENNYECPVQFINRKLVAEIADVMSHSKIEKKDEFIRVFNETQEAPYDRIQYKNLLDGYWFHYNAILEFYSECKIENSAVLVLIS from the coding sequence ATGGGAACGCAAGCCAAATACTATCAAGTTATAAAAGGCAAAGAGCAAATAGCAGTTAAGTTTTTAAAGGTTGATGAAGATTTTTACAACACTTTAAATGATACAGAAATAGTAACTGGCAAAATTGACATTGATAACTCATATAATAATTTACCAAAACTCTTAGAACATTTATCAGGGAATTCAGAGTTAGGTAAACTTGCATTCTTTGGTAAAAAAATAGAATCTGAAAACAATTATGAGTGTCCTGTCCAATTTATTAATCGTAAACTTGTGGCGGAAATTGCTGACGTTATGAGTCACTCCAAAATTGAAAAAAAAGACGAGTTTATTAGAGTTTTTAATGAAACTCAAGAAGCTCCATATGATAGGATTCAATATAAAAACCTTCTTGATGGCTATTGGTTTCATTACAATGCAATACTGGAATTCTATAGTGAATGTAAAATCGAAAATTCAGCAGTTCTGGTATTGATAAGCTGA